Proteins from one Tenrec ecaudatus isolate mTenEca1 chromosome 8, mTenEca1.hap1, whole genome shotgun sequence genomic window:
- the P2RY14 gene encoding P2Y purinoceptor 14: MLRSVAEPILLTETIRLGKPGLEFRNALATSRCQVLTELNYFTGERHTTRKIFQRASASRNDMMNSTPTAPAEQLCPRNTTITQYIIPGLYCVVFITGILLNGVSGWIFVYVPSTKSFIVYLKNIVMADFLMSLTFPFKIFNDMGHGPWQLNVFVCRVSAVLFYINMYVSILFFGLISFDRYYKIVKPLVAPFIQSLNYSKALSLTVWLLILFLAVPNMILTNQSPKKETPIRCMDLKNPLGQKWHQASNYIFVGIFWIVFLLLIVFYTAITRKIFRSQLKSKRKSISVKRKSSRNIFSIVFVFFVCFVPYHVARIPYTRSQIEDHYSCESKETLLYVKEFTLLLSAANVCLDPIIYFFLCQPFRKTLCKKLNIPLKEHSDLEVSKTKPETPALESTETL, from the exons ATGTTACGCTCAGTTGCTGAGCCAATCTTGCTCACCGAGACCATCAGACTGGGGAAACCG GGTCTTGAGTTCAGAAATGCTTTGGCCACTTCAAGATGTCAAGTGCTCACTGAGCTAAATTACTTCACTGGAGAGAGACATACAACACGAAAAATTTTTCAAAG GGCCTCTGCCTCCAGAAACGACATGATGAATTCTACCCCCACggcccctgcagagcagctctgCCCAAGGAACACAACAATAACTCAGTACATCATCCCTGGCCTGTACTGCGTGGTCTTCATCACGGGCATCCTGCTCAACGGAGTATCGGGATGGATATTCGTCTACGTGCCCAGCACCAAGAGTTTCATTGTCTATCTCAAGAACATCGTCATGGCTGACTTCCTGATGAGCCTGACTTTCCCGTTCAAGATCTTCAACGATATGGGTCACGGCCCCTGGCAGCTGAATGTGTTCGTGTGTCGGGTTTCCGCGGTGCTTTTTTACATCAACATGTACGTCAGCATCCTGTTCTTTGGGCTCATCAGCTTCGACAGGTATTACAAAATCGTCAAGCCACTCGTGGCTCCGTTCATCCAGTCACTGAATTACAGTAAAGCCCTCTCCCTGACGGTGTGGCTGCTGATCCTCTTTCTCGCCGTCCCGAACATGATCCTGACCAACCAGAGCCCGAAGAAGGAGACGCCGATCAGGTGCATGGATCTGAAGAACCCGCTGGGGCAGAAGTGGCACCAGGCGTCCAATTACATCTTCGTGGGAATTTTCTGGATCGTGTTTCTCCTGCTCATCGTGTTCTACACGGCCATCACCAGGAAAATCTTCAGATCCCAGCTGAAGTCCAAGAGGAAATCTATTTCAGTCAAGAGGAAATCTAGCCGCAACATATTCAgcattgtgtttgtctttttcgTCTGCTTTGTGCCTTACCACGTGGCCAGGATCCCTTACACCAGGAGTCAAATAGAAGATCACTACAGCTGCGAGTCGAAAGAAACCCTGCTCTACGTGAAAGAGTTCACTCTGCTGCTGTCCGCAGCCAACGTGTGCCTGGACCCCATTATTTATTTCTTTCTCTGCCAGCCATTTCGAAAGACCTTATGTAAGAAACTGAACATCCCCCTAAAAGAGCACAGTGATTTGGAAGTGTCTAAGACCAAACCGGAAACCCCAGCCCTGGAAAGCACGGAGACTTTATGA